The following coding sequences lie in one Polluticoccus soli genomic window:
- a CDS encoding TonB-dependent receptor, with protein MRKKLRYVFVLCLIVAAFQATAQNGRLLEVAYVPTFSEGTIEAYLADIHDKVPVPISYSTSSVSLTTLVRLRGNERTVGEVLNSILVDQKVSVIEREDKILIVSRDSRKKYLRSEAFVINGYIKEENSKEALIGATVYVAGLQAGTVTNNYGFYSMALPEGDHKIVCNYLGFRPDTLLVSLKRDTRKDFFLTSDNKLAEIKVTQKGKESHDRTHFQLNDIEGSPALLGENDILRTIQNTAGVQASTDGMTNILVRGGDPGQNLYLLDGVPVYYADHILGLTSVFNLDAIKSVDFYKDAFPARFGGRLASVIDVNTKDGDMERIGGQFNMGLVKSSLSLEGPIIKDRASVMLSARRTWIDALWRPFTDDLGFNFYDINGKANYIVNKNNRLYLSIYTGRDRVSTKATLDEFDMRWGNLIGSAKWTSIIDPKLFVNTILTYSKFNFQLREGQFSSFGDTGKVSFNTGRSSINDYSGKVQLHYYPNLKHHVEAGVNYTYSDFNPISVVSEQQFTTMDFNLNINRFQSNEVTLFAEDEIKVGSRWILRPGLHWATWFNADYNYSALQPRMYTAYKLASNHTIYGSFTQMAQYLHYINNNNFGIPVGFYLPSTSRIAPEEALLGTLGYTANFPWKFEYNVEVYYKDILNTTTFDAGKDPFASNIGWEDQVVQGKGWSYGAEFSVKQSVGPFHFDGAYTWSWAWRKFASLNNGQSFPYRYDRRHNIKALLTYEPNKRFSATANWMYMSGEAITLPDQISPDLENNLGVNVQQGSNGGYTYNFSSVNDYRLPPIHRLDVGFNFRKQKRRYMERTWSFGVYNLYGRQNVMYVELTSVASTNEFQLTGISFLQFVPYVNYKLRF; from the coding sequence ATGAGAAAGAAACTGCGCTATGTATTTGTTTTATGCCTTATTGTGGCAGCATTTCAGGCAACTGCGCAGAATGGTCGGTTGTTAGAGGTAGCGTACGTTCCGACATTTTCAGAAGGAACCATTGAAGCTTATCTCGCCGATATCCATGATAAGGTACCAGTTCCCATTTCGTATAGCACTTCGTCAGTAAGCCTAACCACGCTTGTTCGTTTGCGCGGCAATGAGCGAACTGTGGGGGAGGTGCTAAATTCAATACTTGTCGATCAAAAGGTATCCGTGATCGAAAGGGAAGATAAAATATTGATCGTCTCGCGCGATTCCCGAAAAAAATACCTTCGATCGGAGGCCTTTGTTATCAATGGCTACATAAAAGAAGAAAATAGCAAAGAGGCTTTGATCGGTGCTACAGTTTATGTTGCTGGCCTGCAAGCGGGCACAGTTACCAACAACTACGGATTTTATAGCATGGCATTGCCAGAGGGCGATCACAAGATCGTTTGCAATTACCTGGGTTTTCGTCCCGACACTTTATTGGTTTCGCTAAAGCGCGACACCCGAAAAGACTTTTTTCTTACCTCTGACAATAAGTTAGCTGAAATTAAAGTAACACAAAAAGGCAAAGAGTCGCACGATCGGACCCATTTTCAACTAAATGACATCGAGGGATCTCCTGCTTTGCTGGGAGAAAATGATATACTTCGCACGATACAAAATACAGCTGGTGTGCAGGCTAGCACAGATGGGATGACCAATATCCTTGTGCGTGGTGGTGATCCGGGGCAAAACTTGTATTTGCTTGATGGTGTGCCTGTTTATTATGCAGATCATATTTTAGGACTGACTTCTGTATTCAACCTGGATGCCATCAAATCGGTTGACTTTTACAAGGACGCATTTCCTGCGCGTTTTGGCGGTCGCCTTGCATCAGTTATCGATGTGAATACGAAAGATGGCGACATGGAGCGTATTGGCGGCCAGTTTAATATGGGCCTTGTGAAAAGCAGCTTAAGTCTGGAAGGGCCGATCATAAAAGACAGGGCTTCGGTCATGCTGTCGGCTCGCCGGACGTGGATAGATGCATTGTGGCGTCCCTTTACAGATGATCTGGGTTTCAATTTTTATGATATCAACGGGAAGGCGAATTATATCGTCAATAAGAATAACCGTTTGTACTTAAGTATTTACACAGGACGAGATCGCGTTTCAACCAAAGCTACCCTCGATGAATTTGACATGCGATGGGGCAATCTCATCGGTTCTGCCAAATGGACAAGCATTATTGATCCCAAACTGTTTGTTAATACGATCCTCACTTATAGCAAGTTCAATTTTCAGCTACGAGAAGGACAGTTCAGTAGTTTTGGAGATACAGGTAAAGTGTCGTTCAATACGGGGCGTTCTTCAATAAACGATTACTCGGGAAAGGTACAGTTGCACTACTATCCCAATCTAAAGCATCATGTTGAGGCCGGCGTAAACTATACGTATTCAGATTTTAATCCCATTTCTGTTGTTTCAGAACAGCAATTCACCACCATGGATTTCAACCTGAACATTAATCGCTTTCAGTCAAATGAAGTGACGCTTTTTGCAGAGGATGAGATCAAAGTTGGAAGTCGCTGGATACTACGCCCGGGTCTTCACTGGGCTACCTGGTTCAATGCAGACTACAATTATTCCGCTTTACAGCCGCGTATGTATACTGCATATAAGCTTGCATCGAATCACACCATCTATGGATCGTTCACGCAGATGGCCCAATACCTGCATTATATCAATAACAATAATTTTGGTATACCGGTCGGCTTTTACCTGCCTAGTACCAGTCGTATTGCGCCTGAGGAAGCGTTGCTAGGTACGCTAGGCTATACAGCAAATTTCCCATGGAAATTTGAGTATAACGTTGAGGTGTATTATAAGGATATCTTAAACACTACAACTTTCGATGCTGGTAAAGATCCGTTCGCTAGTAATATAGGTTGGGAAGATCAGGTTGTACAAGGTAAAGGGTGGAGTTATGGCGCTGAGTTTTCCGTTAAGCAGAGTGTTGGACCATTCCATTTCGATGGGGCTTATACCTGGTCATGGGCCTGGCGCAAATTTGCTTCGCTGAACAATGGGCAATCATTTCCTTATCGTTACGATCGCCGGCATAATATCAAAGCATTGCTGACTTATGAGCCAAACAAGCGCTTTTCAGCCACCGCTAACTGGATGTATATGAGCGGTGAGGCAATTACACTGCCAGATCAGATCAGTCCGGACCTTGAAAACAATTTGGGTGTAAACGTTCAACAAGGATCAAATGGTGGTTATACTTATAATTTTTCGTCGGTGAACGACTATAGGCTCCCACCTATACACAGATTGGATGTAGGGTTTAATTTTAGAAAACAAAAACGCCGCTATATGGAACGGACCTGGTCGTTTGGCGTCTACAATCTATATGGACGGCAGAATGTGATGTATGTAGAGTTGACAAGTGTGGCTAGTACTAATGAATTCCAGTTGACAGGGATAAGCTTTTTGCAATTTGTACCATATGTCAATTACAAGTTGAGGTTTTGA
- a CDS encoding FecR family protein, protein MDEQVYINIAKDVNGEATEAELQQLNEWLSANPQNLAEYENLKAIWNQSDSIPSGPKFNTDAAWLRVSGKLQLDKTKKPNVISLPWVRYSLAAAAALLIGFFVIGRYQGARVVTIAAVESNMDVELPDNSHVMLRKGSTLSYPKSFSGSERLVALKGEAFFEVTRNEQKPFIIDAQSAKVQVLGTSFDVKCSEAQATVVVKTGRVQMSDNKTAASVILTPGEKGLLKDGRLVEQTARIDNVLYWQAGALNYSKTSLVEIIEELNQVKDTVIALDQNMTEEQKKQLIDISFKDQNLEAMLTDLCLVSQCQWSKSGDSYRVSAK, encoded by the coding sequence ATGGACGAGCAAGTATATATTAATATAGCCAAGGATGTAAATGGCGAGGCAACTGAAGCAGAACTTCAGCAGCTTAACGAATGGCTTTCCGCTAATCCGCAAAACCTGGCTGAATACGAAAACTTAAAGGCTATCTGGAATCAGTCTGATAGTATACCATCTGGTCCAAAGTTTAATACCGATGCCGCCTGGCTGCGCGTTTCAGGCAAGCTTCAGTTGGATAAAACAAAGAAGCCTAACGTAATATCTCTGCCATGGGTGCGTTATAGTTTGGCAGCAGCAGCGGCATTGCTAATCGGGTTTTTTGTAATTGGCAGGTACCAGGGCGCAAGAGTGGTAACGATCGCGGCGGTAGAAAGTAATATGGACGTGGAACTTCCGGACAATTCGCACGTTATGCTTCGTAAAGGCAGCACATTGAGCTATCCAAAGTCTTTCTCGGGAAGCGAACGTCTGGTTGCCCTTAAAGGAGAAGCGTTTTTCGAAGTCACCCGTAACGAGCAAAAGCCGTTTATTATTGATGCCCAATCGGCTAAAGTTCAGGTGTTAGGAACTTCTTTTGATGTGAAGTGCAGCGAGGCGCAGGCTACTGTGGTAGTAAAAACTGGTAGGGTGCAGATGTCGGATAACAAGACAGCAGCCTCCGTGATTTTAACGCCCGGCGAGAAAGGATTGTTGAAAGATGGGCGCCTGGTTGAGCAAACTGCCAGGATAGATAATGTGCTTTATTGGCAAGCCGGCGCCTTAAATTATTCTAAAACGTCGTTGGTGGAGATAATTGAAGAGCTCAACCAGGTAAAAGACACCGTGATTGCACTTGATCAAAATATGACCGAGGAACAAAAGAAGCAGTTGATAGACATCAGCTTTAAAGATCAGAACCTTGAGGCAATGCTCACCGATCTTTGTCTTGTCTCACAATGTCAATGGTCTAAGAGTGGTGATAGCTACCGGGTAAGCGCCAAATAA
- a CDS encoding RNA polymerase sigma-70 factor, translating to MKGHEVARASYINYFCKNAVMPPQHGLDSVFKDLFAREYERLCRYAYTYLQDEHMSEDVVQETFIKIWEQKKELISSPDVKFYLITAVRNNCITVIRKQKNQRTASTDNTPEPEPEPFLTVRQHQEHEAENERRIAEALDQLPPKCKEVFLLVKMQGMSYKEAAKALDLSVKTIENQMGKAIRVLRDFVVSQAVTLVGLFFLLGDLWLK from the coding sequence ATGAAAGGTCATGAAGTAGCGAGAGCTTCATATATTAATTATTTTTGTAAAAACGCCGTTATGCCGCCCCAGCATGGATTGGATTCAGTTTTTAAGGACCTGTTTGCCCGTGAATATGAGCGATTATGTCGTTATGCATACACCTATTTGCAGGACGAGCACATGTCTGAAGACGTAGTCCAAGAAACCTTCATCAAGATATGGGAACAAAAAAAGGAGCTGATCAGCAGTCCGGATGTCAAGTTTTATTTGATTACAGCCGTGCGAAATAATTGTATCACAGTTATTCGAAAACAAAAGAATCAACGCACGGCATCAACAGACAATACACCTGAACCAGAGCCTGAACCGTTTCTTACCGTTCGCCAGCACCAGGAGCACGAGGCTGAAAATGAACGCCGAATAGCTGAGGCTTTGGATCAGCTGCCGCCCAAATGCAAAGAGGTTTTTCTGTTGGTAAAGATGCAGGGTATGAGTTATAAAGAGGCGGCTAAAGCATTGGATTTGTCGGTGAAAACAATAGAGAATCAAATGGGCAAGGCCATAAGAGTTTTGCGGGACTTTGTGGTTAGTCAGGCAGTGACGCTGGTGGGATTGTTCTTTCTTCTTGGAGATTTGTGGCTGAAATAG
- the selD gene encoding selenide, water dikinase SelD, with amino-acid sequence MEDKIKLTEFSRGAGCGCKIAPAVLEQLLGKNQTPPDSRLLVGNDTRDDAAVYDLGDGKALISTTDFFMPIVDDAFSFGKIAAANAISDVYAMGGKPILAIAILGWPVDKIGNEYAARVLEGARVKCREAGITVAGGHSIDATEPFFGLAVNGLIDIGDLKKNNTAKAGDWLLLTKPLGSGILSTAQKRGVLTDDHLGGMIETMEKLNTVGEALGKVKGVHAMTDVTGFGLLGHCMEVAQGSGLSAEIYYDRLKTLPGAIDYLKDRIVPDATYRNWNNYSSNTAFEGGVDVMQAFSLLPDPQTNGGLLIAVDDTYLPEVQRLLVSFDLAEHTFPIGRLIEAQAKTVTVKNA; translated from the coding sequence ATGGAAGACAAAATAAAGCTAACTGAGTTCTCGCGTGGAGCCGGTTGTGGTTGCAAAATAGCTCCAGCGGTATTAGAGCAACTACTGGGTAAAAATCAGACACCGCCAGACAGCAGGCTGCTTGTGGGAAATGATACTCGAGATGACGCAGCGGTTTATGACCTGGGAGACGGTAAGGCGCTCATATCTACCACTGATTTCTTTATGCCGATCGTTGATGATGCTTTCAGTTTCGGCAAGATTGCAGCGGCCAACGCAATTAGTGACGTATACGCTATGGGAGGGAAACCGATATTAGCGATTGCTATTCTCGGTTGGCCGGTGGATAAAATTGGAAATGAGTATGCAGCCAGGGTGCTTGAGGGGGCAAGAGTTAAGTGTCGTGAGGCCGGAATTACCGTAGCTGGAGGACATAGCATTGACGCTACAGAGCCCTTTTTCGGATTGGCAGTAAATGGTTTAATTGATATAGGAGATTTGAAAAAGAACAACACTGCAAAAGCTGGCGATTGGCTATTGCTTACAAAACCATTGGGTTCAGGCATTTTATCTACCGCCCAAAAACGGGGTGTTCTCACTGATGATCATTTAGGTGGGATGATCGAAACCATGGAGAAATTGAACACTGTGGGCGAAGCGCTTGGAAAAGTAAAAGGAGTGCATGCAATGACGGATGTGACTGGTTTTGGGCTACTTGGCCATTGCATGGAAGTGGCACAAGGCAGTGGTTTATCGGCCGAAATATATTATGATCGGTTAAAAACTCTCCCGGGCGCTATTGACTACCTGAAGGACCGCATTGTTCCCGATGCAACCTACAGAAACTGGAATAACTATAGTTCCAATACAGCTTTTGAGGGCGGGGTAGATGTAATGCAGGCATTTAGTCTGTTGCCAGATCCCCAGACCAACGGAGGGTTACTAATAGCTGTTGACGATACGTATTTGCCGGAAGTTCAACGACTTCTTGTAAGTTTTGATCTAGCAGAACACACATTTCCCATAGGGAGGCTGATTGAAGCACAAGCCAAAACAGTAACAGTAAAAAATGCATAG
- the mnmH gene encoding tRNA 2-selenouridine(34) synthase MnmH: MGVSRIEIDEFLSLSLELPVFDVRSPSEFCHASFPSAFNLPLFSDGERKIVGTLYKQQSRQNAIKAGLDFFGPKMRMMVEEAEAICGQFNTNRVLVHCWRGGMRSAGVAWLLDLYGFKVYTLAGGYKAFRQWALKKMDNSYPLRVIGGFTGSGKTELLGALASYGEVVVDLEDIAKHKGSAFGDLEGVRQPSQEMFENILAMRLDAAMRNSQATEKPIWIEDESQRIGLVNIPGNFWKGMRGSPLYFLEIPFEHRLQYLVKEYGSLPKEKLVTAIMRIQKRLGGLDTKLAINHLLENNIEAAFNILLSYYDKYYKKAQAARDNFDGRLKIVESASVDSTINLQKLLAKI, encoded by the coding sequence ATGGGCGTTAGCAGGATTGAGATAGATGAGTTTTTGAGCTTATCGCTGGAGTTGCCGGTGTTCGATGTGCGAAGCCCATCAGAATTTTGCCATGCATCCTTTCCATCTGCATTCAATCTGCCATTATTTTCGGATGGAGAGCGTAAAATAGTTGGCACATTGTACAAGCAACAAAGCCGCCAAAACGCAATAAAAGCTGGTCTTGATTTCTTTGGCCCAAAAATGCGAATGATGGTTGAGGAAGCTGAGGCGATTTGCGGTCAATTCAATACAAATAGAGTTTTGGTACATTGTTGGCGTGGGGGGATGCGAAGTGCTGGCGTCGCATGGTTGCTCGACCTGTATGGATTCAAGGTTTATACCTTGGCAGGCGGATACAAAGCATTTCGTCAGTGGGCATTAAAAAAAATGGATAATAGTTACCCACTTAGGGTAATAGGTGGCTTCACCGGTTCTGGAAAAACGGAGCTGCTGGGCGCGCTTGCTTCTTACGGAGAGGTTGTAGTTGACCTGGAAGATATTGCTAAGCACAAAGGGTCGGCTTTCGGCGACCTGGAAGGCGTCAGGCAACCATCGCAGGAGATGTTTGAGAACATCCTGGCAATGCGGTTGGACGCCGCGATGCGAAATAGCCAGGCAACGGAGAAACCTATTTGGATAGAGGATGAAAGTCAGCGAATTGGACTTGTAAATATTCCTGGTAATTTTTGGAAAGGAATGAGAGGATCGCCATTGTATTTCCTGGAGATTCCCTTTGAACACCGTTTGCAATACCTTGTGAAGGAGTATGGTTCGTTGCCTAAAGAGAAATTGGTGACGGCTATCATGCGCATTCAAAAGCGCCTCGGTGGGTTGGATACCAAATTGGCGATAAACCATCTTTTGGAAAATAACATAGAGGCTGCGTTTAATATTTTGCTGAGCTATTACGACAAGTATTATAAAAAGGCGCAAGCAGCAAGAGATAATTTTGATGGCCGGCTAAAAATTGTGGAATCTGCTTCAGTTGATTCTACAATTAATCTACAAAAACTGCTCGCGAAGATTTAA
- a CDS encoding KGG domain-containing protein: MSENIQDQSNRENDKRSTGRTSNRGFASMDPKQQREIASKGGQAAHALGVAHEWTSEEARAAGRKGGQASRGGGRNRNRDNNIPTNPDSNV, translated from the coding sequence ATGTCAGAAAACATTCAAGACCAAAGCAACCGTGAAAACGACAAAAGGAGCACGGGTAGGACGTCGAACCGTGGTTTCGCATCAATGGATCCTAAGCAACAGCGTGAAATTGCCAGCAAAGGCGGACAAGCAGCTCACGCCCTTGGAGTAGCCCATGAATGGACATCGGAAGAAGCACGCGCAGCAGGCCGAAAAGGCGGACAAGCTTCACGTGGCGGTGGCCGAAATCGCAACCGGGACAACAACATCCCAACCAATCCCGACAGCAATGTTTAA
- a CDS encoding T9SS type A sorting domain-containing protein: protein MKNVYLFIALFAISTSASAKGEFQPIVTAGPVVNGKFPHFGNQVVNTATGGGGGSTPSKVSLRLIGRTHTKFSAGSFVPVDSYYYRYTDDRGGILANDNIDNDETLFYSESIYYKFDPTTAGFINQLRRMQDYYPNEKDKVQFLTYQQWNATKAEFRDSARYGYEYNGDGTMKQSTFQLNYANMWTNDVTSTISYLPNVTSMESQFYKAAFVYDASARLVETIDSQSSGNGIWQKNEKHTYEYSGKSVTKHFLYEWSNQQSSWLNKKNWQYGYNNDNDLIYKIEQEWNGVSWVNIAKHEYSYDGNHNMATDLLKKWDNSLGVYVDASREIWNYNIQNLPELITTSTWNGSSWIYTNSDQQYRLYYENFFPADVKQVVSVNELNIYPVPATYVVNVNLTLNSSEDILVSLYDMKGSTLYSASHHSATDLRIAIPVASLSTGTYFLRVVGSNTNVARSIVVQH, encoded by the coding sequence ATGAAAAACGTTTACCTTTTTATTGCGCTATTTGCAATATCGACAAGTGCTTCTGCGAAGGGCGAGTTTCAGCCAATTGTAACTGCAGGACCTGTAGTAAACGGCAAATTTCCTCATTTTGGCAACCAGGTGGTGAATACTGCAACCGGTGGTGGCGGTGGTTCAACGCCGTCGAAAGTAAGCCTGCGGCTTATCGGAAGGACGCACACGAAATTTTCAGCCGGATCTTTTGTGCCGGTGGATTCTTATTACTACCGTTATACAGATGACCGCGGAGGCATTCTTGCAAATGATAATATAGACAACGACGAAACGTTGTTTTATTCCGAAAGTATCTATTACAAATTTGACCCCACGACAGCAGGTTTCATAAATCAACTGAGGCGTATGCAAGACTATTATCCAAATGAAAAGGATAAGGTTCAGTTTTTAACTTATCAACAATGGAACGCCACAAAGGCAGAGTTTAGAGATTCGGCGCGATATGGGTACGAGTATAATGGAGATGGGACGATGAAGCAGTCAACTTTCCAGCTGAATTATGCTAATATGTGGACTAATGACGTTACGTCCACGATTAGTTACTTACCAAATGTTACATCAATGGAATCGCAGTTTTATAAAGCTGCGTTTGTTTACGATGCCAGTGCAAGACTAGTAGAGACGATAGATTCGCAAAGCAGTGGTAATGGTATCTGGCAAAAAAATGAAAAACACACGTATGAATATTCAGGCAAAAGTGTCACTAAGCATTTTCTTTATGAATGGAGCAATCAACAGAGCTCATGGCTAAACAAGAAAAACTGGCAGTACGGATATAACAATGACAACGATCTGATCTACAAAATAGAACAGGAATGGAACGGTGTAAGTTGGGTCAACATCGCGAAGCATGAGTATTCATACGACGGTAACCACAACATGGCGACAGATTTGCTAAAAAAATGGGATAATTCTTTGGGCGTTTATGTTGATGCCAGCAGAGAAATTTGGAACTATAATATTCAAAACCTCCCCGAGCTGATCACAACCAGCACATGGAATGGCAGCTCCTGGATCTATACCAACAGCGACCAACAGTATCGCTTATATTATGAAAATTTCTTTCCCGCGGATGTGAAACAGGTTGTCAGTGTTAACGAGCTCAATATTTACCCGGTGCCGGCAACTTACGTAGTTAATGTTAACCTTACTCTTAATTCTTCAGAGGATATTTTAGTTAGCCTCTATGATATGAAAGGTTCAACTTTATATAGTGCAAGTCATCATTCAGCGACAGACCTGAGGATTGCAATTCCTGTAGCAAGCTTATCTACAGGAACATACTTTTTGCGTGTTGTCGGAAGTAACACTAACGTTGCCCGGTCTATTGTTGTTCAACATTGA
- a CDS encoding quinone-dependent dihydroorotate dehydrogenase, translating to MYSIIRKVLFSIDPERVHHMVMNGLNKAYSIPGGRQMLRGMYTVKHPSLERKLWGLTFPNPVGLAAGFDKDAKYSDALACLGFGFVEIGTVTPRPQPGNPQPRLFRLPADSALINRMGFNNEGSKAAALRLKNRKEKIIIGGNIGKNKDTPNENAIDDYIACFKDLYEVVDYFVVNVSSPNTPGLRALQDKEPLMNILRQLMDLNKSLGNPKPLLLKIAPDLTNEQLDDIVAIVAETGIQGLVATNTTIDRSNLQTPHAEVESIGAGGLSGKPVTKRATEVIRYLHEKGNGKIPIIAVGGIFTAEDAAEKLKAGASLVQVYTGFVYEGPAIVSNICRKLQS from the coding sequence ATGTATTCGATTATCCGCAAAGTACTTTTCAGCATTGACCCTGAACGGGTTCACCATATGGTGATGAACGGCTTGAACAAAGCATATTCTATCCCCGGAGGCAGGCAGATGCTAAGAGGGATGTATACCGTCAAGCACCCATCGCTTGAACGTAAGTTGTGGGGGCTGACTTTTCCTAACCCCGTAGGTCTGGCAGCGGGTTTTGATAAGGATGCAAAGTATTCGGATGCGTTGGCTTGCCTGGGTTTTGGTTTCGTGGAAATAGGAACCGTGACCCCGCGTCCGCAGCCGGGTAATCCGCAGCCCAGGCTTTTCCGCCTGCCGGCAGACAGCGCTCTGATCAACAGGATGGGCTTTAATAATGAAGGCTCCAAAGCTGCAGCCCTAAGGTTGAAGAATCGAAAGGAAAAGATCATTATAGGCGGAAATATTGGCAAGAACAAGGATACTCCTAACGAGAACGCCATTGATGACTACATAGCCTGCTTTAAGGATCTTTACGAAGTGGTAGACTACTTCGTGGTAAACGTTAGCAGCCCGAACACACCTGGCTTACGTGCCCTACAAGACAAGGAGCCGTTGATGAACATACTCCGGCAGCTGATGGATCTCAATAAGTCGTTGGGCAATCCGAAGCCACTGTTGCTAAAGATAGCTCCGGATCTGACGAACGAACAACTGGATGATATTGTTGCTATAGTTGCTGAAACCGGTATTCAGGGCTTGGTGGCAACTAATACAACCATCGATCGCTCGAATCTTCAAACGCCGCATGCAGAGGTAGAAAGCATTGGTGCTGGCGGTCTAAGCGGCAAACCAGTGACAAAAAGAGCTACAGAGGTAATACGGTATCTGCATGAAAAGGGCAATGGTAAAATACCTATAATAGCAGTGGGCGGCATATTTACTGCAGAAGACGCAGCTGAAAAACTAAAGGCAGGTGCATCATTGGTGCAAGTATATACAGGGTTTGTGTACGAAGGCCCAGCGATAGTAAGCAACATTTGCAGGAAACTGCAGTCGTAA
- a CDS encoding carboxypeptidase-like regulatory domain-containing protein, which produces MRPYISLIGSLLLWLMHSFAYGQAIQGQIVDAGDNKPLDDVAILNLHTNAGVASDDQGKFTLAATRGHLIEFRKTGYKIIRIRLPQGTLPAFFKVVMEKASIQLAAVEIAGVARDYKSDSIRYYQLYKEALEFPELTGMQAISHPFSALSKKNQQIWAFQKHYAWYQQQKYIDFTFNEKLVTNITGMRGDSVQAYLQLFRPTYEQLRSMNEYAYYTFIKRTVAAYRERGPRARLGIPRGTR; this is translated from the coding sequence ATGCGCCCATATATTTCCCTGATAGGCAGCTTGTTACTCTGGCTGATGCACTCGTTTGCATACGGTCAGGCAATACAGGGACAGATCGTGGACGCCGGCGACAACAAACCACTGGACGATGTTGCCATCCTGAACCTGCACACCAATGCAGGTGTAGCCAGCGACGACCAGGGGAAATTTACACTGGCCGCTACCAGGGGCCATCTTATCGAATTCCGAAAGACCGGTTATAAGATCATCCGCATCCGCCTGCCACAGGGTACACTTCCCGCTTTCTTTAAGGTAGTGATGGAAAAGGCCTCTATACAGCTGGCAGCTGTTGAAATAGCAGGCGTAGCCCGCGACTACAAGAGCGACAGCATCCGCTACTACCAGCTCTATAAAGAAGCCCTCGAGTTTCCGGAGCTGACGGGGATGCAGGCCATCAGCCATCCATTCAGCGCGCTGAGCAAGAAGAACCAGCAAATATGGGCTTTCCAGAAGCACTATGCCTGGTACCAGCAGCAGAAGTACATAGACTTTACCTTCAACGAAAAGCTTGTAACCAATATCACGGGTATGCGTGGAGACAGCGTCCAGGCTTATCTCCAGCTGTTCCGACCTACGTATGAGCAGTTAAGGAGTATGAATGAATACGCCTACTATACCTTCATCAAACGTACGGTGGCTGCCTACCGCGAGCGCGGGCCGAGGGCCAGGCTGGGCATACCAAGGGGTACCCGATAA
- a CDS encoding MEDS domain-containing protein has translation MQQLTLGGWTRASADRFWGELAQTDHVLQVYTSDEVLLDALTGFVGTGINSGDCVVIIATAQHLNGLDARLRDLGIHPSSLISDDRYIPLVADIMLDRIMVDGMPDPLRLRALIDSLLYRARLRGRKVRFFGEMAPLLWEEGKTEAAARLEELATAISTAEQFSVFCAYPESALAPNKATSIRQLCSCHSKVIGGSELQMQRVHYRISS, from the coding sequence ATGCAACAATTAACCCTTGGCGGGTGGACCCGCGCTAGTGCAGATCGGTTTTGGGGCGAGTTAGCGCAAACCGACCATGTGTTACAGGTATACACTTCAGACGAAGTGTTGCTCGACGCCCTGACGGGCTTTGTAGGGACAGGTATCAACAGCGGCGACTGCGTGGTGATCATTGCCACGGCCCAGCACCTCAACGGGCTCGACGCGCGCCTCCGGGACCTCGGCATACACCCCTCTTCTCTTATAAGCGACGACCGCTACATACCCCTGGTGGCCGATATTATGCTCGACAGGATAATGGTAGACGGCATGCCCGATCCCCTGCGCCTGCGCGCACTTATCGACAGCCTGCTGTACAGGGCCCGCCTGCGCGGCCGTAAGGTGCGGTTCTTTGGCGAAATGGCACCGCTGCTTTGGGAGGAAGGTAAAACGGAAGCGGCAGCCCGTCTCGAAGAGCTGGCCACCGCCATCAGCACTGCCGAACAGTTCAGCGTGTTTTGCGCCTACCCCGAAAGCGCCCTTGCGCCCAACAAAGCCACCTCCATACGCCAGCTATGCAGCTGCCATAGCAAAGTGATAGGTGGCAGCGAGTTACAGATGCAGCGCGTGCACTACCGCATCAGCTCCTGA
- a CDS encoding DUF3606 domain-containing protein: protein MARNEHSGKRNWASDRARVAGGQEHEVRYLAETLHCSEDQVREAIAAVGNSRVKIQDYIKRHSRR, encoded by the coding sequence ATGGCTAGAAATGAACATAGCGGCAAGCGAAACTGGGCAAGCGATCGCGCCCGCGTTGCCGGCGGACAGGAACATGAGGTGAGGTATCTTGCAGAAACACTCCACTGCAGCGAAGACCAGGTGCGCGAAGCCATTGCAGCCGTAGGCAACAGCCGCGTTAAAATACAGGACTATATCAAACGCCACAGCCGGCGCTAG